A window of Chitinophaga sp. MM2321 contains these coding sequences:
- a CDS encoding GreA/GreB family elongation factor, translated as MKKKQIIVSQHDYDILKTLCYHAPGTDKLREELERALIRKTKIPEDVVRVNSLLQFKDERSGAVREVQLVLPAASNLQLGKLSILSPIGTALLGYSAGDVVDWEVPAGKTQLHILSVVNAEG; from the coding sequence ATGAAAAAGAAGCAGATTATTGTGTCCCAACATGATTACGATATTTTAAAGACCCTTTGTTATCATGCTCCGGGCACCGACAAGCTAAGAGAAGAGCTGGAAAGGGCGCTCATAAGAAAAACAAAAATACCGGAAGATGTAGTACGGGTTAATTCATTACTGCAGTTCAAAGATGAACGCAGTGGAGCTGTACGCGAAGTACAGCTGGTATTGCCAGCTGCCAGTAATTTACAGCTGGGCAAACTCTCCATCCTGTCCCCGATAGGCACCGCCTTGCTGGGATATAGTGCGGGTGATGTGGTAGACTGGGAAGTGCCGGCAGGCAAAACCCAGCTGCATATCCTGAGCGTAGTGAACGCGGAAGGATAA
- a CDS encoding FMN-binding glutamate synthase family protein: protein MNHRIARWAVYLLCLLLDVSVIVSLYRGYLTGWIFLPVVVGITVLAVYDRLQVKHTLLRNYPLLGRLRYLLEQIRPEMRQYFFESDTDGRPFNRRQRAVVYQRAKDVKQTVAFGALDDMYEPGYEWAAHTAFPMKVKPEALRVIIGNEQCDKPYNASLLNISAMSYGALSKTAILSLNGGAQLGGFAHNTGEGGVSPYHLEHGGHLIWQIGTGYFGCRDEKGDFSPDEFAATAAVPAVKMIELKLSQGAKPGKGGVLPAAKNTPEIAAIRKVKAGVSVLSPAGHTAFSNEYGMLAFLQQLRKLSGGKPVGFKLCVGRKDEFERICQAMTNTGIYPDFITVDGAEGGTGAAPLEFSDSIGMPLYDALAVVVNMLRKYKLKKHVRIMASGKIITGFDIMKVLALGADACYSARGMMLALGCIQALQCDSGNCPVGVATQDPTLYKGVNVADKRVRVANFHRNTIAAVAELMGACGFGSPEKVDPAVMYRRVTRTDIRSFEEIYAPDEGRSAGAALYPGQSINN from the coding sequence ATGAATCATCGGATAGCACGATGGGCAGTTTATCTTTTATGCCTGTTGCTGGATGTGAGCGTGATTGTAAGTCTTTATCGCGGTTATTTAACAGGATGGATCTTTTTACCGGTAGTAGTGGGGATCACGGTATTGGCCGTGTACGACCGCTTGCAGGTTAAGCACACTTTGTTACGTAACTACCCCTTACTGGGGCGGCTGCGTTACCTGCTGGAACAGATCAGGCCGGAGATGCGTCAATACTTTTTTGAATCAGATACAGATGGGAGGCCTTTTAACCGACGCCAGCGTGCGGTGGTGTATCAGCGCGCAAAAGATGTAAAGCAAACCGTGGCCTTCGGTGCATTGGACGATATGTATGAGCCGGGCTATGAATGGGCGGCACATACAGCTTTTCCGATGAAAGTAAAGCCGGAGGCATTGCGGGTTATTATTGGCAATGAACAGTGTGATAAGCCGTACAATGCCAGTTTGCTCAACATCAGCGCCATGAGTTACGGGGCATTGAGTAAAACAGCGATTCTTTCCCTCAATGGGGGCGCACAGCTGGGAGGCTTTGCCCACAATACCGGGGAAGGAGGTGTGAGTCCGTATCACCTGGAACATGGCGGCCACCTGATCTGGCAGATAGGTACCGGTTATTTTGGTTGCCGCGACGAGAAAGGGGATTTTTCTCCGGACGAATTTGCCGCCACTGCGGCGGTACCGGCCGTAAAAATGATTGAGCTGAAACTGAGCCAGGGCGCCAAACCAGGCAAAGGCGGGGTACTTCCCGCCGCGAAGAATACGCCTGAAATCGCCGCTATCCGTAAGGTAAAAGCAGGGGTGAGTGTTTTATCACCGGCCGGACATACCGCTTTCAGCAATGAATATGGGATGCTGGCTTTTCTCCAGCAGCTCCGCAAGCTTTCCGGTGGTAAACCGGTTGGTTTTAAATTGTGCGTAGGCCGTAAAGACGAGTTTGAGCGGATTTGCCAGGCAATGACCAACACCGGTATCTATCCCGATTTTATTACGGTAGATGGTGCAGAAGGTGGTACAGGTGCGGCGCCATTGGAATTTTCGGATTCTATCGGAATGCCTTTATACGATGCGTTGGCAGTAGTAGTGAATATGCTGAGAAAGTACAAGCTGAAAAAACATGTACGTATTATGGCCAGTGGTAAGATCATCACCGGTTTTGATATTATGAAGGTGCTGGCACTGGGAGCGGATGCATGTTACAGTGCAAGAGGTATGATGCTGGCGCTGGGCTGTATCCAGGCATTGCAATGCGATAGCGGCAATTGCCCGGTAGGTGTAGCCACGCAGGACCCCACCTTGTATAAGGGGGTGAATGTAGCAGATAAACGTGTGCGGGTAGCTAATTTCCACCGTAATACTATTGCAGCGGTAGCCGAACTGATGGGCGCCTGCGGCTTTGGATCGCCGGAAAAAGTGGATCCGGCAGTAATGTACAGACGTGTAACCAGAACGGATATACGTTCATTTGAAGAAATTTATGCACCGGATGAGGGTAGATCCGCAGGAGCGGCGCTCTATCCGGGGCAATCTATTAATAACTAA
- a CDS encoding nucleoside transporter C-terminal domain-containing protein — MERFQGIIGIFLILGIAFLFSNNKRKINYRLVFSGIFLQVVIALLVFKVPPITWFFKQVGHGMGKLEAFARQGAAFVYGGIGVSQPPAGTIADYAGGGFVFAFNVTATIILVCVLVAILYHYGIMQRVVAVIARAMNFVMRVSGAEALSNVASAFVGQVEAQVMIRPYLPSMTQSELLASMSGSLACIAGGILVVYANMGFQAGMDIAPFLITASLMAAPGALVISKIVFPETAESQTMGRVKMEVKSNYTNVIDAISHGAGDGFKIAMNVIAMLIGFIALITLLDWCLIHIGHIFNPHFDLSLDWIFGRLFMPMAWAMGVPSSDVNNVATLLGQKLTINEFVAFKSFTSHTVPVLTAKGITIVTIAIAGFANFSSVGMQIGGIGELAPGRRSDLARLGMKALLCGTLASYLSATIAGILM, encoded by the coding sequence ATGGAACGCTTTCAGGGCATTATAGGCATTTTCCTTATTCTGGGTATTGCCTTTTTATTCTCCAACAACAAAAGAAAAATCAACTACCGGCTGGTTTTCAGCGGAATCTTCTTACAGGTTGTTATTGCTTTGCTGGTGTTTAAAGTTCCGCCTATCACCTGGTTTTTTAAGCAGGTAGGTCATGGAATGGGGAAACTGGAAGCATTTGCCCGTCAGGGTGCTGCGTTTGTGTATGGTGGTATTGGCGTATCGCAGCCACCGGCAGGTACTATCGCTGATTATGCCGGCGGTGGATTTGTTTTTGCCTTTAATGTTACGGCTACTATTATTCTTGTTTGTGTGCTGGTAGCTATTCTATATCATTATGGTATTATGCAGCGGGTAGTAGCGGTTATTGCCCGGGCCATGAATTTTGTGATGCGCGTAAGTGGTGCGGAAGCACTGAGCAATGTAGCCAGCGCCTTTGTAGGCCAGGTAGAAGCGCAGGTGATGATCCGTCCCTATCTTCCTTCCATGACCCAGAGCGAGCTGCTGGCTTCTATGAGCGGTAGCCTGGCCTGTATAGCCGGGGGTATCCTGGTAGTATATGCCAACATGGGATTTCAGGCGGGTATGGACATTGCGCCTTTCTTAATTACCGCCAGCCTGATGGCAGCTCCCGGCGCCCTGGTGATTTCCAAGATCGTATTTCCTGAAACAGCGGAAAGCCAAACGATGGGCCGGGTGAAAATGGAAGTTAAAAGTAATTATACCAACGTGATCGATGCCATTTCCCATGGCGCCGGTGATGGATTTAAGATAGCCATGAACGTTATTGCGATGCTGATCGGTTTTATTGCACTGATTACGCTGCTCGACTGGTGCCTGATCCATATTGGTCATATTTTCAATCCACACTTTGATCTGAGTCTCGACTGGATCTTTGGTCGCTTGTTTATGCCAATGGCATGGGCTATGGGCGTACCTTCCAGCGATGTAAACAATGTAGCCACCCTCCTGGGACAGAAGCTCACCATCAATGAATTTGTAGCGTTTAAAAGTTTTACGAGTCATACCGTTCCGGTACTTACGGCCAAGGGTATCACCATTGTAACCATTGCCATTGCGGGCTTTGCCAATTTCAGCAGTGTGGGTATGCAGATAGGTGGTATCGGGGAGTTGGCGCCAGGCAGAAGAAGCGACCTGGCAAGACTGGGCATGAAAGCCCTCCTTTGTGGTACACTTGCATCTTATTTATCTGCGACGATTGCAGGCATCCTCATGTGA
- the smc gene encoding chromosome segregation protein SMC translates to MNFDEGITGVIGPNGCGKSNIIDSIRWVIGEHKISNLRSDNQSGLVFNGSKTRSASGMAEVSLTFENTRNVLPTEFTTVTITRKFYKNGDSEYRLNDVACRLKDIHNLFMDTGVSTDSYAIIELGMVDDIIKDKENSRRRMLEQAAGISIYKTRKKEAKSKLDATEGDLNRIEDLLFEINNNLKTLESQARKAERFYEVKKEYREISIELAKAALEGFNVTFKELSDKQQEESDRKLQLETEILTAEAAVEEDKLHFVAKERELQTLQKSFNELVSTIRTKENDKNLATQQLTYLREREKNINDFLAGAEGQLQGLTASIAFSEKQVVEEGEIFESMEDEVETLRDMVEEKKERFQQRKLALETLRNDQQRWQRQQFEAEKKVAVADTSVQNLQRSMQQLQEEKTNRQQQIAQLQIEKDALQITLETSKKELDEMVRFQEETKSKILATQSDIEGLRDKLVDENRKLDSKKNEFDLLKSLVDSLEGYPESIKFLKKNPDWNNNAPILSDIFFCKEEYRTCVENLLEPYLNYYVVNNVAEAVQAIQLLDSNKKGKANFFILDQFRPHTNRLLAPAGTIPALDVVEIEEKYKGLGDHLLGKVFIGDDITRLEFSQVADEEIYLVEKAGRMHRGKYNITGGSVGLFEGKKLGRAKNLEKLEAEIKDLDAIVGKLRIQIQDKHNEVLGYNSQLNENNINTAREKINQLNNQLFGLQNRIENFHHLIETGDKRLEEMQQSLETNQESISGVRDELENLNDRVGELQDSITEADRTAQEAEQHFNMANVQFNNQNLQHTRQQSKVQALKQELEFKRKQLSDLHVQITSNKTQLEDAVANISAAADKLALAEEGLVELFRQREEEEKALNEKDQEYYNFRNHLQELETTLRAKQRAREQLDQQLNTVKDKVNELRLQLASMKERLSVEFKVNLDEIIDEQRSSELPVDELQGSAERLKKRLENMGEINPTAIEAYQEMKKRYEFILEQKTDLVTAKDSLLATIQEVETTANQKFLDTFNMVKENFIRVFKALFTEEDQCDMILSDPENLADTGIEIIAKPKGKRPAAITQLSGGEKTLTATALLFAIYLIKPAPFCILDEVDAPLDDANVGKFTNMIRKFSDNSQFIIVTHNKQTMAAVDVIYGVTMQEPGVSKLVPVDFRSLN, encoded by the coding sequence TTGAACTTTGACGAAGGGATCACGGGTGTGATTGGGCCAAACGGTTGCGGCAAAAGCAATATCATCGACTCCATCCGCTGGGTAATCGGGGAGCATAAGATCAGTAACCTGCGTTCTGATAATCAGTCTGGTCTGGTGTTTAACGGCTCCAAAACCCGCTCTGCAAGCGGTATGGCCGAAGTTAGCCTCACTTTTGAGAACACCAGGAATGTACTACCTACCGAATTTACCACGGTTACCATTACACGTAAATTTTATAAAAACGGCGATAGCGAATACCGGCTCAATGATGTGGCCTGTCGCTTGAAAGATATTCATAACCTGTTCATGGACACCGGGGTGAGTACAGACTCCTATGCCATCATAGAACTGGGCATGGTGGATGATATCATCAAAGATAAGGAAAACAGCCGCCGGCGCATGCTGGAACAGGCCGCCGGTATTTCCATCTATAAAACCCGTAAAAAAGAAGCTAAATCCAAACTGGACGCCACTGAAGGCGACCTGAACCGTATAGAGGACCTGTTGTTTGAAATTAATAACAACCTCAAAACGCTGGAAAGCCAGGCCCGTAAAGCAGAACGCTTCTACGAGGTGAAAAAGGAATACCGCGAAATCAGTATAGAACTGGCCAAAGCCGCCCTGGAAGGGTTTAATGTCACCTTCAAAGAGCTGTCAGACAAACAACAGGAAGAAAGCGACCGCAAACTCCAGCTGGAAACAGAAATATTAACGGCAGAAGCAGCGGTTGAAGAAGATAAACTGCATTTCGTAGCCAAAGAACGGGAACTGCAAACCTTGCAGAAATCGTTCAATGAGCTGGTATCGACCATCCGTACCAAAGAAAATGACAAAAATCTCGCTACCCAACAGCTCACTTATCTGCGGGAGCGTGAAAAAAATATCAACGATTTCCTCGCCGGTGCAGAAGGACAACTGCAAGGCCTCACCGCTTCCATCGCCTTTTCCGAAAAACAGGTAGTGGAAGAAGGAGAGATCTTCGAATCCATGGAAGATGAAGTGGAAACGCTTCGCGACATGGTGGAAGAGAAGAAGGAACGCTTCCAGCAAAGGAAACTGGCGCTCGAAACTTTGCGTAACGACCAGCAACGCTGGCAGCGCCAACAGTTTGAAGCAGAAAAGAAAGTAGCCGTTGCCGATACTTCCGTACAGAACCTGCAACGCAGTATGCAGCAACTCCAGGAAGAAAAAACAAACCGGCAACAGCAGATCGCACAACTGCAAATAGAAAAGGATGCGTTACAGATAACCCTGGAAACCAGCAAAAAAGAGCTGGACGAAATGGTGCGCTTCCAGGAAGAAACGAAAAGTAAGATCCTTGCTACACAATCCGATATCGAAGGTTTGCGTGACAAGTTGGTGGATGAAAACCGTAAACTGGATTCCAAAAAGAATGAGTTCGACCTGCTGAAATCGCTGGTAGACAGTCTTGAAGGCTATCCGGAAAGCATCAAATTTCTGAAAAAGAATCCCGACTGGAATAATAACGCCCCCATTCTGAGTGATATATTTTTCTGTAAAGAAGAATATCGCACCTGCGTGGAAAACCTGCTGGAACCTTATCTCAACTACTACGTGGTCAACAATGTAGCAGAGGCGGTACAGGCCATCCAGTTGCTGGACAGCAACAAAAAAGGGAAAGCCAATTTCTTTATCCTGGATCAGTTCCGTCCGCATACCAACAGGCTGCTGGCGCCCGCAGGCACTATTCCCGCACTGGATGTAGTGGAAATAGAAGAGAAATACAAAGGGCTGGGCGATCACCTGCTGGGGAAAGTGTTTATCGGAGACGATATCACCCGCCTGGAATTCAGCCAGGTAGCGGATGAAGAGATCTATCTCGTGGAAAAAGCCGGCCGCATGCATCGCGGGAAATACAATATCACCGGTGGTTCCGTCGGACTTTTTGAAGGGAAAAAGCTGGGCCGGGCCAAGAACCTGGAAAAGCTGGAAGCCGAAATCAAAGACCTGGACGCTATTGTAGGTAAACTGCGCATACAGATCCAGGACAAACACAACGAAGTACTGGGCTACAACAGTCAGCTCAATGAAAATAATATCAACACCGCCCGCGAAAAGATCAACCAACTGAATAACCAGTTGTTTGGCCTGCAAAACAGGATCGAGAACTTCCACCACCTCATTGAAACCGGCGACAAACGCCTGGAAGAAATGCAGCAATCGCTGGAAACCAACCAGGAAAGCATTTCAGGGGTAAGAGATGAGCTCGAAAACCTGAATGACCGCGTAGGGGAGTTGCAGGACAGCATCACGGAAGCCGACAGAACTGCACAGGAAGCAGAGCAGCATTTTAACATGGCCAACGTACAGTTTAATAACCAGAACCTGCAACATACCCGCCAGCAGAGCAAGGTACAGGCATTGAAGCAGGAGCTGGAATTTAAACGTAAACAGTTGTCCGATCTCCATGTACAGATCACCAGTAACAAAACACAGCTGGAAGATGCTGTCGCCAATATTTCTGCCGCAGCCGACAAGTTGGCGTTGGCAGAAGAAGGACTGGTAGAGCTTTTCCGCCAGCGGGAGGAAGAAGAAAAAGCACTGAACGAAAAAGACCAGGAGTACTATAATTTCCGTAACCATCTGCAGGAGCTGGAAACCACGCTGAGAGCCAAGCAACGGGCAAGAGAGCAGCTGGATCAGCAACTGAACACCGTGAAGGATAAAGTCAATGAACTGAGACTGCAACTGGCTTCCATGAAAGAAAGGCTGAGCGTAGAGTTCAAAGTAAACCTGGACGAAATCATCGACGAGCAACGCAGCTCCGAACTGCCGGTAGACGAATTGCAGGGCAGCGCGGAAAGGCTCAAGAAACGCCTGGAAAACATGGGAGAAATCAATCCCACCGCCATCGAGGCTTACCAGGAAATGAAAAAGAGATATGAGTTTATCCTGGAACAAAAAACAGATCTTGTTACCGCAAAAGACTCTCTCCTGGCTACCATACAGGAAGTAGAAACAACGGCCAACCAGAAGTTCCTGGATACTTTTAATATGGTGAAAGAGAATTTCATCCGGGTATTCAAAGCCCTGTTTACAGAAGAAGATCAGTGTGATATGATCCTGAGCGACCCTGAAAACCTGGCCGATACCGGTATCGAAATTATCGCCAAGCCGAAAGGTAAACGGCCGGCCGCCATTACACAGCTGTCCGGCGGCGAAAAAACACTTACAGCAACGGCGCTGCTGTTTGCCATTTACCTGATTAAACCCGCTCCGTTCTGTATCCTGGATGAGGTAGATGCCCCACTGGATGATGCGAATGTTGGCAAGTTTACCAATATGATCAGAAAATTTTCTGATAATTCACAGTTTATTATTGTTACCCACAACAAACAAACAATGGCCGCTGTGGACGTGATTTACGGCGTTACCATGCAGGAGCCGGGGGTGAGTAAACTGGTGCCGGTAGATTTCAGAAGTTTAAACTGA
- a CDS encoding c-type cytochrome: MGRIHYLISTISLALFACGQTQQQHSTENKHEKDSLAMREKFATSPVLDGKTAITKMQIEKGLEVQLVAEEPMVVAPVTMTFDERGRMWVVEMTGFMPDTSGTGEDKPDGKIVILEDTNGDGVMDSRKVFLDSLVLPRAVCLIENGVLVATPPQLWFIENNNDKPGKRVLVDDQYAAGGNVEHQPNGLLRAMDNWIYNAKSDRRYRKVGDKWLKESTAFRGQWGITQDDNGRLFYNNNSENLLGDYFLPGLGGKNSHQQNEAGYNERIVPDNHVYPARATPGVNRGYMKGILDDSLRLVSFTAACGPMIYRGGLLPYEYAGNAFVAEPSANLIKRNILKDSGYFVKGVQAYEGKEFLASTDERFRPTGLFTGPDGAIYFPDMYRGILQHKTYITPYLKNEVKMRELTQPLNRGRIYRIVPAGQHPKNTLFTMRPEQLIAMLHHANGTLRDKAQQLIIDHRLTELAPQLREMLKDTYQPIGQKHALWTLEGLHQLTYADIAGILQQDDAGLKVQALAALPSILSASSVKPVVAVLDTLSGQPEMAPYVAYLLPALTKLDKGSASRLETKLFKAYAHDRYVSAALVNNAENREQALLKQVVAWNADTTLVLRRQLEKVLAGMESEATAKRMDALRKVYPQGYRIFNTVCQTCHGKSGNGITSMAPPLNESNWVNGNKTSLISIVLFGLTGPVEVNGKVYKAPEINGDMPGIGGSDEFSDSDIAQLLTFLRSSWNNKAGKITEADVKQTRKLHNGRQKSFTAAELTK, encoded by the coding sequence ATGGGTCGTATACACTATTTAATTTCCACGATTTCCCTGGCGCTCTTTGCCTGTGGACAGACACAACAACAGCATAGCACTGAAAACAAGCACGAAAAGGATTCCCTGGCTATGCGGGAAAAATTTGCCACCTCTCCGGTACTGGATGGTAAAACCGCTATCACCAAAATGCAGATAGAAAAGGGGCTGGAAGTACAGCTGGTGGCGGAAGAGCCGATGGTAGTCGCGCCCGTAACGATGACGTTTGATGAGCGGGGAAGAATGTGGGTAGTGGAGATGACCGGATTTATGCCGGATACCAGTGGTACAGGTGAAGATAAACCGGATGGTAAAATAGTAATACTGGAAGATACCAACGGCGATGGGGTGATGGACAGCCGCAAAGTATTCCTGGATTCTCTCGTACTGCCACGGGCGGTATGCCTGATAGAGAACGGCGTACTGGTAGCCACTCCACCACAGTTATGGTTCATAGAAAATAATAATGACAAACCAGGCAAACGGGTACTGGTAGACGACCAATACGCTGCCGGTGGCAACGTGGAGCATCAACCCAACGGATTGCTGCGTGCCATGGACAACTGGATCTATAATGCAAAATCGGATAGGCGTTACCGTAAGGTGGGGGATAAGTGGCTGAAAGAATCCACCGCTTTCCGCGGACAGTGGGGTATTACCCAGGACGATAACGGCCGTCTTTTTTATAATAACAACTCTGAAAACCTGCTGGGTGATTATTTCCTGCCCGGACTGGGAGGCAAAAACAGCCACCAGCAGAATGAAGCAGGCTACAATGAAAGAATTGTTCCCGATAACCATGTGTATCCTGCGCGGGCCACACCAGGCGTAAACCGGGGCTATATGAAAGGTATCCTGGATGACAGCCTGCGGCTGGTATCGTTTACGGCTGCCTGTGGCCCAATGATCTACCGTGGAGGGCTGCTGCCATATGAATATGCCGGCAACGCCTTTGTTGCAGAACCTTCTGCCAACCTGATCAAACGCAATATTTTAAAAGATAGCGGCTATTTCGTAAAAGGCGTACAGGCTTACGAGGGCAAAGAGTTCCTGGCCAGTACTGACGAGCGTTTCAGACCTACCGGTCTTTTTACCGGTCCGGATGGCGCCATCTATTTCCCGGATATGTATCGCGGTATTCTTCAACATAAAACATATATCACGCCTTACCTGAAAAATGAGGTGAAAATGCGGGAACTTACGCAACCACTGAATCGTGGCCGTATTTACCGCATCGTTCCTGCCGGTCAGCACCCGAAAAATACCCTCTTTACCATGCGGCCGGAGCAACTGATCGCTATGTTACATCATGCAAATGGCACACTACGCGACAAAGCACAGCAACTGATTATAGATCACCGGTTAACTGAACTGGCACCGCAACTGCGGGAGATGCTGAAAGATACCTATCAGCCCATAGGACAAAAACATGCCCTGTGGACCCTGGAAGGGTTGCATCAATTAACCTATGCAGATATTGCCGGTATTTTACAACAGGATGATGCCGGCCTGAAAGTACAGGCACTGGCAGCATTGCCTTCCATATTGAGCGCATCCTCCGTAAAGCCGGTGGTAGCGGTACTGGATACCCTGTCGGGTCAACCGGAGATGGCGCCTTATGTCGCCTATTTGCTGCCGGCCCTGACCAAACTGGACAAAGGGAGCGCCAGCAGGCTGGAGACAAAGCTCTTTAAAGCCTATGCACATGACCGTTATGTATCAGCTGCATTGGTCAATAATGCCGAAAACAGGGAGCAGGCCCTGCTGAAACAGGTAGTAGCCTGGAATGCAGATACCACGCTGGTATTGCGCCGGCAGCTGGAGAAGGTACTGGCAGGTATGGAGAGCGAAGCCACCGCCAAAAGAATGGATGCACTGAGGAAAGTATATCCCCAGGGTTACAGGATCTTTAACACGGTTTGTCAGACCTGTCACGGAAAGAGTGGCAACGGCATCACCTCCATGGCGCCGCCGCTCAATGAGAGCAACTGGGTGAATGGCAACAAAACATCCCTGATCTCTATCGTATTATTCGGCCTTACCGGTCCTGTAGAAGTAAACGGAAAAGTATATAAAGCGCCTGAAATAAATGGTGATATGCCCGGTATAGGTGGCAGTGATGAGTTTAGCGACAGCGATATTGCGCAATTGCTCACTTTTCTCCGCAGTTCCTGGAACAATAAAGCCGGAAAAATAACGGAAGCAGACGTGAAGCAGACCAGGAAACTGCACAATGGCCGGCAGAAATCCTTTACAGCAGCGGAATTGACTAAATGA
- a CDS encoding DUF4259 domain-containing protein gives MGAWGTRNFENDGSQDWIFDLIENKDGGLVTDTLARIVNNTETLETPDCEEALAAAELVAALVGRASEDFPEDPLDQLDVLNLIGTRALRNQAIAAVNKIIAGSEMKNYWVDAGQAEAWEAVQTGLVKRLE, from the coding sequence ATGGGCGCATGGGGCACCAGGAATTTTGAAAATGATGGATCGCAGGACTGGATTTTTGATCTGATTGAAAATAAGGATGGTGGTTTGGTAACGGATACGCTGGCTCGTATCGTTAATAATACTGAAACGCTGGAAACACCGGATTGTGAAGAGGCGCTGGCCGCTGCTGAACTGGTAGCAGCACTCGTAGGCCGCGCAAGCGAAGACTTTCCGGAAGATCCGCTGGACCAACTGGATGTACTGAACCTGATAGGTACACGTGCATTGAGAAACCAGGCTATTGCTGCCGTAAACAAGATTATTGCCGGTTCGGAGATGAAGAACTACTGGGTGGATGCCGGTCAGGCAGAAGCATGGGAAGCGGTGCAGACAGGGTTAGTAAAAAGACTCGAATAA
- a CDS encoding DUF192 domain-containing protein, which yields MQLHLKCILIATLYTAGCHENTGNSNNNTAETSSAVDNVQTETTSNGSAFKKEGTLAFIAKNGADTLRKIDIQLAKTDQQREDGLMFRKSMTDDQGMLFIFPDLEERSFWMKNTYISLDIIYINDKMEIVSIQKYATPLSEQGLPSFKKAQYVLEVNAGFSDKYHISYGDKIQYE from the coding sequence ATGCAACTACACCTTAAATGTATCCTGATAGCCACCCTTTATACGGCGGGCTGCCACGAAAATACCGGTAACAGCAATAACAACACTGCAGAAACCAGTAGTGCGGTTGATAATGTACAAACAGAAACAACATCCAACGGCAGCGCATTTAAAAAAGAAGGTACCCTTGCTTTCATCGCTAAAAACGGGGCAGACACGTTGCGGAAAATCGATATCCAGCTGGCCAAAACAGACCAGCAACGGGAAGATGGCCTCATGTTCCGTAAATCAATGACCGATGATCAGGGCATGCTTTTTATTTTTCCTGACCTGGAAGAACGCTCCTTCTGGATGAAAAACACTTATATCTCTCTCGATATTATCTACATAAATGATAAAATGGAGATCGTATCTATTCAGAAATATGCCACCCCGCTATCAGAACAGGGGCTGCCCTCCTTTAAGAAAGCACAGTATGTGCTGGAAGTAAATGCCGGTTTCAGCGACAAATACCACATCAGCTACGGCGACAAAATCCAGTACGAATAA